The following are encoded in a window of Mycobacterium vicinigordonae genomic DNA:
- a CDS encoding NADH-quinone oxidoreductase subunit G has product MTTTSDAANKTDEATPPDMVSLTIDGVEISVPKGTLVIRAAELMGIQIPRFCDHPLLDPVGACRQCLVEVEGQRKPLASCTTVCTDDMVVRTQLTSPAADKAQHGVMELLLINHPLDCPMCDKGGECPLQNQAMSNGRAESRFTDTKRTFAKPINISSQVLLDRERCILCARCTRFSDQIAGDPFIDMQERGALQQVGIYANEPFDSYFSGNTVQICPVGALTGMSYRFRARPFDLVSSPSVCEHCAGGCAERTDHRRGKVMRRLAGDDPEVNEEWICDKGRWAFTYATQPDVITTPLIRDADGTLQPASWSHAIVAAVQGLDAARGNAGVLVGGRVTWEDAYAYAKFARIVLGTNDIDFRARPFSAEEADFLAARIAGRPVTVSFSDLETAPVVLLVGFEPEEESPSVFLRLRKAARKNGVPVYGVAPFATRALAKMSGRLLRTAPGAEPATLDGLTDGEVGELLRKPGAVIMVGERLATVAGGLSAAARLADATGARLAWVPRRAGERGALEAGALPGLLPGGRPVADDAARAQILAAWHVDELPSAPGRDADAILAAASDGTLGALLVGGIEPGDFADPDAVLDALDAAPFVVSLELRHSEVTERADVVFPVAPTTQKPGAFVNWEGRYRGFEPVFRGTTLQAGQSDHRVLDTLADEMGIYLGCASVESAREELAALGTWDGERAAGPSVEAGPTAQPGTGEAVLTGWRLLLDAGRGQDGEPHLAGTARKPEVRLSPDTAAEIGAADGEPVTVSTERGSITLPLNITDMPDRVAWLPLNSPGSAVHRQLGVTIGSVVKIGAEKK; this is encoded by the coding sequence ATGACCACGACTTCTGACGCGGCCAACAAGACCGATGAGGCAACCCCGCCGGACATGGTGTCGCTGACCATCGATGGCGTCGAAATCAGTGTTCCCAAGGGAACTTTGGTGATCCGGGCGGCCGAGCTGATGGGTATTCAGATCCCGCGGTTCTGCGACCACCCGCTGCTCGACCCGGTCGGCGCCTGCCGGCAGTGCTTGGTTGAGGTGGAGGGCCAGCGCAAGCCACTGGCGTCATGCACCACCGTGTGCACCGACGACATGGTGGTGCGCACCCAGCTCACCTCGCCGGCCGCCGACAAGGCCCAGCACGGTGTGATGGAACTGCTGCTGATCAACCACCCGCTGGACTGCCCGATGTGCGACAAGGGCGGCGAATGCCCGCTGCAGAACCAGGCAATGTCCAACGGCCGCGCGGAATCTCGCTTCACCGACACCAAGCGCACCTTCGCCAAACCGATCAACATCTCCTCGCAGGTACTGCTGGACCGCGAACGCTGCATCCTGTGCGCCCGTTGCACCCGGTTCTCCGACCAGATCGCCGGCGACCCGTTTATCGACATGCAAGAGCGCGGCGCGCTGCAGCAGGTCGGCATCTACGCCAATGAGCCATTCGACTCCTACTTCTCCGGCAACACCGTCCAGATCTGCCCGGTGGGCGCGCTGACCGGGATGTCCTACCGGTTCCGGGCCCGCCCGTTCGACCTGGTGTCCAGCCCGAGCGTGTGCGAGCACTGCGCCGGTGGCTGCGCCGAGCGCACCGACCACCGCCGCGGCAAGGTGATGCGCCGGCTGGCCGGCGACGATCCGGAAGTCAACGAGGAGTGGATCTGCGACAAGGGGCGCTGGGCGTTCACCTACGCGACCCAGCCCGACGTCATCACCACTCCACTGATCCGCGATGCTGACGGAACGCTGCAACCCGCGTCGTGGTCGCACGCGATCGTGGCCGCGGTGCAGGGACTCGACGCCGCCCGCGGCAACGCCGGGGTGCTGGTCGGTGGCCGAGTAACCTGGGAAGACGCCTACGCCTACGCAAAGTTCGCGCGAATCGTCTTGGGCACCAACGATATCGACTTCCGCGCCCGGCCGTTCTCAGCCGAAGAAGCCGATTTCCTGGCGGCTCGTATCGCGGGGCGGCCGGTTACCGTCAGCTTCTCCGACCTGGAAACGGCGCCAGTGGTGCTGCTGGTCGGTTTCGAGCCGGAAGAAGAGTCGCCGTCGGTGTTCCTGCGGTTGCGAAAGGCCGCCCGCAAGAACGGCGTTCCGGTCTATGGTGTCGCGCCCTTCGCCACCCGCGCCCTGGCCAAGATGTCCGGTCGGTTGCTGCGCACGGCCCCCGGCGCCGAGCCCGCCACGTTGGACGGCCTGACCGACGGCGAGGTGGGTGAGCTGCTGCGCAAGCCGGGCGCGGTCATCATGGTCGGGGAACGGCTGGCCACCGTGGCCGGCGGCTTGTCGGCCGCGGCACGGCTGGCCGACGCGACCGGAGCCCGGTTGGCCTGGGTGCCCCGGCGCGCCGGTGAGCGGGGCGCGCTGGAAGCCGGTGCGCTGCCTGGCCTGCTGCCCGGCGGTCGTCCCGTCGCCGACGACGCCGCCCGCGCGCAGATTCTTGCCGCCTGGCACGTCGACGAATTGCCTTCCGCGCCAGGACGCGACGCCGACGCCATTCTGGCCGCCGCTTCCGACGGCACGCTGGGCGCGCTGCTGGTGGGCGGCATCGAGCCCGGCGACTTCGCCGATCCGGACGCGGTGCTCGACGCACTCGACGCGGCACCGTTCGTGGTGAGCCTAGAGCTGCGCCACAGCGAGGTAACCGAGCGCGCCGACGTGGTGTTCCCGGTCGCACCGACCACCCAGAAGCCAGGCGCATTCGTCAACTGGGAAGGCCGCTACCGCGGCTTCGAGCCGGTGTTCCGGGGCACCACGCTGCAAGCCGGCCAATCCGATCACCGGGTGCTCGACACGCTGGCCGACGAAATGGGCATCTACCTCGGCTGCGCCTCGGTCGAGTCGGCCCGCGAAGAACTGGCGGCGCTGGGCACCTGGGACGGCGAGCGCGCGGCGGGGCCCTCGGTCGAGGCCGGACCAACCGCGCAGCCCGGGACCGGCGAGGCGGTACTGACCGGCTGGCGGTTGCTGCTGGACGCGGGTCGCGGTCAGGACGGTGAACCACATCTGGCCGGAACCGCCCGCAAACCCGAGGTGCGACTGTCGCCGGACACCGCGGCCGAGATCGGCGCCGCCGACGGTGAACCCGTCACTGTCAGCACCGAGCGCGGCTCAATCACCTTGCCGCTCAACATCACCGACATGCCTGACCGGGTGGCGTGGCTGCCGCTGAACTCGCCCGGCTCGGCGGTGCACCGGCAATTGGGCGTGACCATAGGCAGCGTGGTGAAGATCGGGGCTGAGAAAAAATGA
- the nuoL gene encoding NADH-quinone oxidoreductase subunit L encodes MIHYTWLLVALPLAGAAILLFGGRRTDAWGHWLGTLAALSAFGVGATLLAEMIGRGDGERTISQTVFSWIPVGGLQVDFGLQIDQLSMCFVLLISGVGSLIHIYSIAYMAKDPDRRRFFGYLNLFLASMLLLVVADNYVLLYVGWEGVGLASYLLIGFWYHKPSAATAAKKAFVMNRVGDAGLALAMFLMFSTFGTVSYSGVFAGAPAASQGVLNAMGLLLLMGACAKSAQVPLQAWLGDAMEGPTPVSALIHAATMVTAGVYLIVRSNPVFNLAPGAQLAVVIVGAVTLMLGAFIGCAKDDIKRALAASTMSQIGYMVLAAGLGPAGYPFAIMHLLTHGFFKAGLFLGSGSIIHAMHEEQDMRRYGALRKALPITFVTFGLGYLAIIGVWPFAGFFSKDAIIEAALGAGGTRGYVLGGAALLGAGITAFYMTRVMLMTFFGKKRWTPGTHPHESPALMTMPMILLAFGSVFSGFLFTFGDSLKHWLEPVVGVHEEAAHGIPAAAVSAAALAVVLVGVMVAYRMYGGKAEIPRVAPARVSVLTTAARADAYGDAFNEEVFMRPGAQLTHALVTVDDAGVDGSVNGLAALVGRTSNRLRDLQTGFARNYALSMLLGAAVVAGALLAVNLW; translated from the coding sequence ATGATTCACTACACCTGGCTGCTGGTGGCACTACCCCTGGCAGGCGCCGCGATCCTGCTGTTCGGCGGTCGGCGCACCGACGCGTGGGGCCACTGGTTGGGGACGCTGGCCGCACTGTCCGCGTTCGGGGTGGGCGCGACGCTGCTCGCGGAGATGATCGGCCGCGGTGACGGCGAGCGCACCATCTCACAGACGGTGTTCTCCTGGATACCCGTCGGCGGCCTGCAGGTCGACTTCGGGCTGCAGATCGACCAGCTGTCAATGTGTTTCGTGCTGCTGATCTCCGGCGTCGGCTCGCTGATCCACATCTATTCCATCGCCTACATGGCCAAGGACCCGGACCGCCGCCGCTTTTTCGGCTACCTGAATTTGTTCCTCGCCTCGATGCTGCTGCTGGTGGTCGCCGACAACTATGTGCTGCTCTACGTCGGCTGGGAAGGCGTGGGCCTAGCTTCCTACCTGCTGATCGGATTCTGGTACCACAAGCCGTCAGCCGCCACGGCGGCCAAGAAGGCGTTCGTGATGAACCGAGTCGGCGACGCCGGGCTGGCCTTAGCGATGTTCCTGATGTTCAGCACCTTCGGCACGGTGTCGTACAGCGGCGTGTTCGCGGGGGCGCCTGCCGCCAGTCAGGGCGTGTTGAACGCGATGGGGTTGCTGCTGCTGATGGGCGCGTGCGCTAAGTCCGCACAGGTGCCACTGCAGGCCTGGTTGGGTGACGCCATGGAGGGCCCCACGCCGGTGTCCGCGCTGATCCACGCCGCCACCATGGTGACCGCGGGTGTCTACCTGATCGTGCGATCCAACCCCGTGTTCAACCTGGCTCCCGGCGCGCAACTGGCCGTCGTCATCGTCGGTGCGGTGACCCTCATGCTGGGGGCCTTCATCGGCTGCGCCAAGGACGACATCAAGCGCGCCCTGGCCGCCTCCACGATGAGCCAGATCGGCTACATGGTGCTGGCCGCGGGTCTGGGCCCGGCCGGGTACCCCTTCGCGATCATGCATTTGCTCACCCACGGCTTCTTCAAGGCCGGGCTGTTCCTGGGTTCCGGGTCCATCATCCACGCGATGCACGAGGAACAGGACATGCGCAGGTACGGCGCGCTGCGCAAGGCGCTCCCGATCACCTTCGTCACCTTCGGCCTCGGGTATCTGGCGATCATCGGGGTGTGGCCGTTCGCCGGATTCTTCTCCAAGGACGCGATCATCGAGGCAGCCCTGGGCGCGGGCGGTACCCGTGGCTATGTGCTCGGTGGGGCGGCGTTGCTGGGCGCCGGCATCACCGCCTTCTACATGACCCGGGTGATGCTGATGACGTTCTTCGGAAAGAAGCGCTGGACGCCGGGGACGCATCCCCACGAATCACCCGCCCTGATGACGATGCCGATGATCCTGCTGGCGTTCGGCTCGGTGTTCTCCGGCTTCCTATTCACCTTCGGCGACTCGCTGAAGCACTGGCTGGAACCCGTCGTCGGCGTGCACGAGGAAGCGGCGCACGGCATTCCGGCCGCGGCGGTCAGTGCCGCGGCGTTGGCGGTCGTTCTCGTCGGCGTCATGGTCGCTTACCGGATGTACGGCGGCAAGGCGGAGATCCCGCGCGTGGCCCCGGCCCGGGTCTCGGTACTGACGACGGCCGCCCGCGCCGACGCGTACGGCGACGCCTTCAACGAGGAGGTCTTCATGCGCCCCGGTGCGCAATTGACGCACGCACTGGTCACCGTCGACGACGCCGGTGTGGACGGATCGGTCAACGGTCTCGCTGCGCTGGTGGGCCGCACGTCGAATCGCTTGCGCGACTTGCAGACCGGCTTCGCCCGCAACTACGCGTTGTCCATGCTGCTGGGTGCCGCCGTGGTGGCCGGCGCACTGTTGGCGGTGAACCTGTGGTGA
- a CDS encoding NADH-quinone oxidoreductase subunit J gives MFWVLGTVALIGALGVVLAVNAVYSAMFLAMTMLILAVFYMAQDALFLGVVQVVVYTGAVMMLFLFVLMLIGVDSAESLKETLRGQRVAGVVVGIGFGVLLVAGIGNTATGGFSGLAAANANGNVEGLAALIFSRYLWAFELTSALLITAAVGAMILAHRERFERRKTQRELAEERFRPGGHPTPLPAPGVYARHNAVDVAALLPDGSYSQLSVSKILRTRGADGLETPSPEALSGGPKGGAS, from the coding sequence ATGTTCTGGGTGCTGGGCACCGTAGCGCTGATCGGCGCGCTCGGGGTGGTACTGGCGGTCAACGCCGTCTACTCAGCGATGTTCCTCGCGATGACGATGCTGATCCTGGCGGTGTTTTACATGGCCCAGGACGCGCTGTTCCTCGGTGTCGTCCAAGTCGTCGTCTACACCGGCGCGGTGATGATGCTGTTCCTGTTCGTGTTGATGCTGATCGGCGTCGACTCCGCCGAATCCCTGAAAGAGACGCTGCGCGGTCAGCGGGTCGCCGGCGTTGTGGTCGGGATCGGGTTCGGCGTCCTGCTAGTCGCCGGCATCGGCAATACCGCGACCGGCGGCTTCTCCGGCCTGGCCGCCGCGAACGCCAACGGCAACGTCGAAGGCCTTGCGGCGCTGATCTTCTCCCGATACCTGTGGGCCTTCGAATTGACCAGCGCGTTGCTGATCACCGCGGCCGTCGGGGCGATGATCCTGGCGCACCGAGAACGTTTTGAGCGCCGCAAGACCCAGCGCGAACTCGCCGAGGAGCGCTTCCGTCCCGGCGGGCACCCCACCCCGCTGCCGGCTCCGGGCGTCTACGCCCGGCACAACGCAGTCGACGTGGCTGCACTGCTGCCGGACGGGTCCTACTCGCAGCTGTCGGTCTCCAAGATCCTGCGCACCCGCGGCGCCGACGGCCTCGAGACCCCCTCCCCCGAAGCCCTGTCCGGCGGTCCCAAAGGCGGTGCGTCATGA
- the nuoH gene encoding NADH-quinone oxidoreductase subunit NuoH, whose protein sequence is MTAFGHDPWWLVVGKTLAIFVFLMLNVLVAILLERKILGWMQLRPGPNRVGPWGTLQSLADGIKLALKESITPGGVDWFVYFAAPAISAIPAFTAFAFIPFGPEVSVFGHWTPLQLTDLPVAVLFILGLSAIGVYGIVLGGWASGSTYPLLGGVRSTAQVISYEVAMGLSFAAVFLYAGSMSTSQIVASQDRVWYVFLLLPSFIIYLISMVGETNRAPFDLPEAEGELVAGFHTEYSSLKFAIFMLAEYVNMMTVSSLATVMFFGGWHAPWPLNMWEGANSGWWPVLWFTAKMWTFLFIYFWLRASLPRFRYDQFMSLGWKLLIPVSLVWIMIAAVVRTLRNQGYQHWTVVLVICSLVVGALLLATLRKPFSAPSPKARARQRRKELEERGSTEPVFPVPPLPLKKLEQPIGASDASKEKARG, encoded by the coding sequence TTGACAGCCTTCGGGCATGACCCGTGGTGGCTGGTGGTGGGCAAGACCCTGGCCATCTTCGTGTTCCTGATGCTCAACGTGCTGGTGGCGATCCTGCTCGAGCGCAAGATCCTCGGCTGGATGCAGCTGCGGCCCGGACCAAACCGGGTGGGACCGTGGGGCACGCTGCAGAGCCTGGCCGACGGGATCAAGCTGGCGCTCAAGGAGAGCATCACACCCGGGGGCGTCGACTGGTTCGTCTACTTCGCGGCACCGGCCATCTCGGCAATCCCGGCGTTCACCGCATTCGCGTTCATCCCGTTCGGCCCCGAGGTGTCGGTGTTCGGGCACTGGACACCGCTACAGCTGACCGACCTTCCCGTCGCGGTGCTATTCATCCTGGGGCTCTCGGCGATCGGCGTGTACGGCATTGTGCTGGGCGGCTGGGCATCCGGATCCACCTACCCGCTGCTGGGCGGGGTCCGCTCGACCGCCCAGGTCATCTCCTACGAGGTCGCGATGGGACTGTCGTTCGCCGCGGTGTTCCTCTACGCGGGTTCGATGTCGACGTCGCAGATCGTGGCCAGCCAGGACCGGGTTTGGTACGTCTTCCTGCTGCTCCCGTCGTTCATCATCTACCTCATCTCAATGGTGGGCGAAACCAACCGGGCGCCCTTCGACCTGCCGGAGGCCGAAGGCGAATTGGTCGCCGGTTTCCACACCGAGTACTCGTCGCTGAAGTTCGCGATCTTCATGCTCGCCGAGTACGTCAACATGATGACCGTGTCGTCGCTGGCCACGGTCATGTTCTTCGGCGGCTGGCATGCCCCGTGGCCGCTGAACATGTGGGAAGGGGCCAACTCGGGCTGGTGGCCGGTGCTCTGGTTCACCGCCAAGATGTGGACCTTCCTGTTCATCTATTTCTGGCTGCGCGCCAGCCTGCCCCGGTTCCGCTACGACCAGTTCATGTCGTTGGGTTGGAAGCTGCTGATCCCGGTCTCGCTGGTGTGGATCATGATCGCGGCCGTCGTCCGCACCCTGCGCAACCAGGGCTACCAGCATTGGACGGTGGTGCTGGTGATCTGCAGCCTCGTCGTCGGCGCGCTGCTATTGGCGACGCTGCGCAAACCGTTCAGCGCGCCCAGCCCGAAAGCGCGCGCCCGTCAGCGCCGCAAGGAACTCGAGGAGCGCGGCAGCACCGAGCCGGTGTTCCCGGTGCCGCCGCTGCCGCTCAAGAAACTCGAGCAGCCAATTGGTGCGAGCGATGCGAGCAAGGAGAAGGCACGTGGCTAA
- the nuoI gene encoding NADH-quinone oxidoreductase subunit NuoI yields the protein MFKKTVTEEYPEKPGPVAPRYHGRHQLNRYPDGLEKCIGCELCAWSCPADAIYVEGADNTEEARYSPGERYGRVYQINYLRCIGCGLCIEACPTRALTMTNDYELADDNRADLIYEKDRLLAPLLQDMLAPPHPRAEGATDKDYYLGNVTAHGLRESQDAK from the coding sequence ATGTTTAAGAAGACCGTCACCGAGGAGTATCCGGAGAAGCCGGGCCCGGTGGCGCCGCGCTACCACGGACGCCATCAGCTCAACCGGTATCCCGACGGCCTGGAAAAGTGCATCGGCTGCGAGTTGTGCGCCTGGTCGTGTCCGGCCGACGCGATCTATGTCGAGGGTGCCGACAACACCGAGGAAGCCCGGTATTCCCCGGGCGAACGCTACGGCCGGGTCTATCAGATCAACTACCTGCGCTGCATCGGTTGCGGCCTGTGCATCGAGGCGTGCCCAACCCGCGCGCTGACCATGACCAACGACTACGAGCTGGCCGACGACAACCGCGCCGATCTGATTTACGAGAAGGACCGCCTGCTGGCGCCGCTGCTGCAAGACATGCTCGCGCCTCCGCATCCGCGGGCCGAAGGCGCCACCGACAAGGACTACTACCTGGGCAATGTAACTGCCCACGGTTTGCGCGAAAGCCAGGACGCCAAGTGA
- a CDS encoding NADH-quinone oxidoreductase subunit M translates to MTQVPWLTVLWLLPLAGSVLIILLPPALRQLAKWTGLVVSVLTLAVSLVVGVGFKPGGSNYQFVESHQWIPAFGAGYTLGVDGIALVLVVLTTVLIPLLLVAGWNDPDGNGLLRPASPDLQSSRSGDRNPRGVHAYIALTLAIESMVLISVVALDVLLFYVFFEAMLIPMYFLIGGFGQGAGRSRAAVKFLLYNLFGGLIMLAAVIGLYVVTAQHGGGTFDFREIVTGVQWGRYSDVDPAVFKAIFLGFMFAFAVKAPLWPLHRWLPDAAVESTPATAVLITAVMDKVGTFGMLRYCLQLFPDASTYFRPVIVTLAIVGVIYGAIVAIGQTDMMRLIAYTSISHFGFIIAGIFVMTTQGQSGSTLYMLNHGLSTAAVFLIAGFLVSRRGSRSISDYGGVQKVAPILAGTFLVSCMATLSLPGLAPFVSEFLVLLGTFNRYWLAAAFGVTALVLAAIYMLWLYQRVMTGPVATGNEKIRDLVGREMAVVAPLIALLLVLGVYPKPILDVINPAVDHTMQTIGQHDPAPAVPMPVSGRNPGQAEGPHR, encoded by the coding sequence ATGACTCAGGTCCCCTGGCTGACGGTACTGTGGCTGCTGCCACTGGCCGGGTCGGTGCTGATCATCCTGCTACCGCCGGCGCTGCGCCAACTCGCCAAGTGGACCGGACTGGTGGTCAGTGTGCTGACCCTGGCAGTGTCGCTGGTCGTCGGTGTCGGTTTCAAACCGGGCGGCAGCAACTACCAATTCGTCGAATCACACCAGTGGATACCGGCTTTCGGTGCCGGCTATACGTTGGGCGTGGATGGCATTGCGCTCGTGCTGGTGGTGCTCACCACGGTGTTGATCCCGCTGCTGCTGGTGGCGGGCTGGAACGATCCGGATGGTAACGGCCTGCTGCGCCCTGCTTCGCCCGACCTGCAATCGTCACGAAGCGGCGATCGAAACCCACGCGGGGTACACGCCTACATCGCGCTGACGCTGGCCATCGAGTCGATGGTATTGATCTCGGTGGTAGCCCTCGACGTGCTGCTGTTCTACGTGTTCTTCGAGGCGATGCTGATCCCGATGTACTTCCTGATCGGCGGGTTCGGTCAGGGCGCCGGGCGCTCGCGCGCCGCGGTGAAGTTCTTGCTGTACAACCTGTTCGGCGGGTTGATCATGCTGGCGGCGGTGATCGGGCTTTACGTCGTGACCGCGCAGCACGGCGGCGGCACCTTCGATTTCCGCGAGATTGTGACCGGAGTGCAATGGGGCCGCTACAGCGATGTGGATCCCGCGGTGTTCAAGGCCATCTTCCTGGGCTTCATGTTCGCGTTCGCGGTCAAGGCGCCACTATGGCCGCTGCACCGCTGGCTGCCCGACGCGGCGGTCGAGTCCACCCCGGCGACCGCGGTGCTGATCACCGCGGTGATGGACAAGGTCGGCACATTCGGCATGCTGCGCTACTGCCTGCAGCTGTTCCCTGATGCCTCAACGTATTTCCGGCCGGTGATCGTTACGCTGGCCATTGTCGGCGTAATCTACGGCGCGATCGTGGCGATCGGCCAGACCGACATGATGCGCCTGATCGCCTATACCTCGATCTCGCACTTCGGGTTCATCATCGCCGGCATCTTCGTGATGACCACGCAGGGCCAGAGCGGATCGACGCTGTACATGCTCAACCATGGCCTCTCGACAGCGGCCGTGTTCTTGATCGCCGGCTTCCTGGTGTCCCGGCGCGGCAGCAGGTCCATCTCCGACTACGGGGGGGTACAAAAGGTGGCCCCGATTTTGGCAGGCACCTTCTTGGTCTCCTGTATGGCAACCCTGTCGCTGCCCGGGCTGGCGCCATTCGTCAGCGAATTCCTGGTGCTGCTAGGGACTTTCAACCGTTACTGGCTGGCTGCGGCGTTCGGGGTCACGGCACTGGTGCTGGCGGCGATCTACATGCTCTGGCTCTACCAGCGCGTCATGACGGGACCGGTGGCCACCGGCAACGAGAAGATCCGTGATTTGGTCGGCCGCGAAATGGCGGTCGTCGCACCGCTCATCGCGCTGTTGCTGGTGCTAGGGGTCTACCCAAAGCCGATCCTGGACGTCATCAACCCGGCGGTTGACCACACCATGCAAACCATCGGCCAGCACGATCCCGCGCCCGCCGTTCCGATGCCGGTTTCTGGGAGGAACCCCGGCCAAGCCGAAGGACCGCACCGATGA
- the nuoN gene encoding NADH-quinone oxidoreductase subunit NuoN, translating to MILPSPSIEYFLLSPLFIVFGMAVVGVLAEAFLPRRLRYGVQVFLTLSGLIAAFAAVVVVARTVPAAGRRTVMGAMAVDRPALFLQGTVLLVAVLATIFVAERSKVVVKNSVSAKVFAGLDSFTPQASSVPDSEAEQEAQRAGAAQTELFPLLLLSVGGMMVFPASNDLLTMFVALEVLSLPLYLMCGLARHRRLMSQESALKYFLLGAFSSAFFLYGVALLYGATGTLTLTGIRDSLAAQSDESMALVGVALLSVGLLFKVGAVPFHSWIPDVYQGAPTPITGFMAAATKVAAFGALLRVVYVALPPLHHDWRPVLWGISILTMVVGTITAVNQVDVKRMLAYSSVAHVGFILTGVIADSSAGLSGTLFYLVAYSFSTVGAFAIVGLIRGSDGVEDAELAHWAGLGQRSPIVGVMLSMFLLAFAGIPLTSGFISKFAVFRAAAQGGAVPLVIIGVISSAIAAYFYVRVIVSMFFTEPTDDTPQVVEPGVLSKIAIALCALVTVVLGIFPQPVLDLAEQAATLLH from the coding sequence ATGATCCTGCCCTCCCCCAGTATTGAGTACTTCCTGCTGTCCCCGTTATTCATCGTTTTCGGTATGGCCGTGGTCGGGGTGCTCGCCGAGGCGTTCCTGCCGCGCCGGCTTCGCTATGGCGTCCAGGTCTTTTTGACTCTTAGCGGATTGATCGCGGCGTTTGCGGCGGTGGTCGTGGTGGCCCGCACGGTGCCGGCCGCGGGCAGGCGCACCGTCATGGGTGCGATGGCCGTGGATCGGCCGGCGCTGTTCCTGCAGGGCACGGTGCTGTTGGTCGCTGTGCTAGCGACCATCTTCGTGGCCGAACGCAGCAAGGTGGTGGTCAAAAACTCAGTTTCGGCCAAGGTATTCGCGGGTTTGGATTCCTTCACACCGCAAGCGTCTTCGGTGCCCGACAGCGAGGCCGAACAAGAGGCGCAGCGCGCCGGCGCCGCCCAGACCGAACTGTTCCCGCTGCTGCTGCTGTCGGTCGGCGGGATGATGGTGTTCCCGGCGTCCAATGACCTGTTGACCATGTTCGTTGCGCTGGAAGTTCTTTCGCTGCCGCTGTACCTGATGTGTGGTCTAGCCCGGCACCGCCGCCTGATGTCGCAGGAATCGGCGCTGAAGTACTTCCTGCTGGGCGCGTTCTCGTCGGCATTCTTCCTCTACGGCGTCGCTCTGCTGTACGGGGCGACCGGCACGCTCACCCTAACCGGGATCCGCGATTCGCTTGCGGCCCAAAGCGATGAGTCCATGGCGCTGGTCGGGGTCGCGCTGTTGTCGGTCGGGCTGCTGTTCAAGGTGGGTGCGGTGCCATTCCACTCCTGGATTCCCGATGTATACCAGGGAGCACCCACCCCGATCACGGGGTTCATGGCAGCCGCCACTAAGGTGGCGGCCTTCGGCGCGCTGCTGCGCGTGGTGTACGTGGCACTACCGCCGCTTCATCACGATTGGCGCCCAGTGCTGTGGGGCATCTCGATCCTGACCATGGTGGTGGGAACCATCACCGCAGTGAACCAGGTCGACGTCAAGCGCATGCTGGCGTACTCGTCGGTGGCACACGTCGGATTCATTCTCACCGGCGTGATCGCCGACAGCTCCGCCGGCTTGTCCGGGACGTTGTTCTATTTGGTGGCTTACAGTTTCAGCACGGTTGGCGCGTTCGCGATAGTCGGTCTGATCCGCGGATCCGACGGTGTCGAAGACGCCGAACTGGCGCACTGGGCCGGGCTCGGGCAGCGTTCTCCCATTGTGGGCGTGATGCTTTCGATGTTCCTGCTCGCGTTCGCGGGTATCCCGCTGACAAGCGGATTCATCAGTAAGTTCGCGGTGTTCCGCGCCGCGGCCCAAGGTGGCGCGGTGCCACTGGTGATCATCGGCGTGATCTCCAGCGCGATCGCCGCCTACTTCTACGTGCGGGTGATCGTCTCCATGTTCTTTACCGAACCAACCGACGACACGCCGCAGGTGGTCGAGCCTGGAGTGTTGAGCAAGATCGCAATTGCGTTGTGCGCGTTGGTAACTGTGGTGCTGGGCATCTTTCCACAGCCGGTGCTCGACCTGGCCGAGCAGGCGGCCA
- the nuoK gene encoding NADH-quinone oxidoreductase subunit NuoK, protein MNPANYLYLSALLFTIGAAGVLLRRNAIVMFMCVELMLNAVNLAFVTFARLHGKLDGQMIAFFTMVVAACEVVIGLAIIMTIFRARKSASVDDANLLKG, encoded by the coding sequence ATGAATCCGGCCAACTACCTTTATCTGTCGGCTCTGCTGTTCACCATCGGAGCCGCCGGCGTGCTGCTGCGGCGCAACGCGATCGTCATGTTCATGTGTGTGGAGCTGATGCTCAACGCCGTCAACCTGGCGTTCGTCACGTTCGCGCGCCTGCACGGCAAACTCGACGGCCAGATGATCGCGTTCTTCACCATGGTCGTCGCCGCCTGCGAGGTCGTGATCGGCCTGGCCATCATCATGACGATTTTCCGTGCCCGCAAATCGGCGTCGGTCGACGACGCGAATCTACTCAAAGGCTAG